The DNA region AGTGCCTCGGTGGTCAGGATCATAGCCGCAATGCTCGCCGCATTCTCCATGCCCGAACGTACGACCTTCGCTGGATCAATGATGCCGGCCTGGAACATGTCCACATATTGGCCGCTCATCACATCGAAGCCGATGTTCCG from Anaerolineae bacterium includes:
- the groEL gene encoding chaperonin GroEL (60 kDa chaperone family; promotes refolding of misfolded polypeptides especially under stressful conditions; forms two stacked rings of heptamers to form a barrel-shaped 14mer; ends can be capped by GroES; misfolded proteins enter the barrel where they are refolded when GroES binds; many bacteria have multiple copies of the groEL gene which are active under different environmental conditions; the B.japonicum protein in this cluster is expressed constitutively; in Rhodobacter, Corynebacterium and Rhizobium this protein is essential for growth); its protein translation is RNIGFDVMSGQYVDMFQAGIIDPAKVVRSGMENAASIAAMILTTEALITDVPEREKAPAVPSSEYGM